DNA from Nitrospira sp.:
CTCCGCACGAATTTCAGCCAACTGGCGAGCGGCCGCGCCGGAATCTGCTTTTGCGATCACCCCGTTAGAGCGGCCGGCACCGCCTTGACTACCTCCATTGCCGCCATTTCCCGCTAACCGCTCTTCGGAAGGATTGCGATCCAACCCTCGTAGGCTATTCGCATCCTCACGCCCAGAGAACGACGTATCGGGAAAACTTGAACTGGTTCCTTCTTTGGCCCCCCCCTTAGCCATCTCTCCTCTGGCCATCTCTTCCTGCAAAGCCTGGGTATCTCCTCCTGATCGGACCGCCTTCTTCGAGCAGGCTGGAATTCCCAGCACGATGATACCAAGAATCAACGGCAAGCAGCTGGCTGGCGACGTTTTCATTAGCTTCCTTTCCTCCTATGAAATATCGTCCTTTTTCTTACAGCGAAGGACGATTGCCGTCAATGCCTTCCTGGATATTTACGATGCCGGAGACCAGGACGGTGCGCTATTGTGAGTTCCGATAAATGTAATGCGCTCGAGATCTTTACCGTCCGCATTGATCATGTAGATCTGACTCTTCCCGTCCACCGTCGAGCTGAAGACTAGATGCCGACCATCCGGAGACCAGGACGGAGAATCATCCACTCCCAGTCCTGTGGTTAATTGAAGATGTTTCTGGCCATCGGGGGTGATCACACACAGTTTGTACTCTTTCTTGGAAGTCCTGCACACGTAGGCGATCCAATTTCCTCGAGGAGACCAGGCCGGCGCCGCGTTGTAGTCTCCATCGAACGTCAAGCGACGCACGTTGGATCCATCCGCGCTCATAAGGAAAATTTGTGGTCCGCCGCCTCGATCGGACGTAAATGCAATCTCGCGCCCCGAGGGAGACCACGAGGGAGATAAGTCCCCGGCCGCATTCGTGGTGAGTCTCTGAACGGCTTTCGTACGGGTATCCAAACGATATAACTCGGCGTTTCCTTCATGGCTTGAGGCGTAGGCCAGCGCATTCCCATCGGGAGAGAAAACCGGAGTGATGTTCAACCCTCCTTGCGCGACGAGTGTCCACCGTTTTCCTGTGGCAAGCTCGATCATGTCGATATCCTGCGTGTTCCGATTACGGTACGTCGTGAAAACT
Protein-coding regions in this window:
- the pal gene encoding peptidoglycan-associated lipoprotein Pal, encoding MKTSPASCLPLILGIIVLGIPACSKKAVRSGGDTQALQEEMARGEMAKGGAKEGTSSSFPDTSFSGREDANSLRGLDRNPSEERLAGNGGNGGSQGGAGRSNGVIAKADSGAAARQLAEIRAEQVASVAAGLRDVFFAYDSFSITDEGRHALSGNAEWARSNPYAQLKIEGHCDERGTSAYNLVLGEKRAKAVRNYLVELGVVPTHLSVVSYGKERPFCTEHTESCYSQNRRGHLVVKTGK